A genomic stretch from Bradyrhizobium sp. 195 includes:
- a CDS encoding MFS transporter produces MPPAVLALTAGAFGIGTTEFIIMGLLLQVAADMHVSVPVAGLLISGYALGVFIGAPVLTLATRRMPRKTVLLALMAIFTLGNAACALAPNYELLMAARVLTSLAHGTFFGVGSVVATSLVAEDKRASAISTMFIGLTVATLLGVPFGAWFGLMLGWRAAFWAVTVIGVIAFAVVAALVPGHVGNGDKPVSLAEEVAVLGRPQVLLGLAMTVFGFAGLFVVFTYIQPILTRFTGFSEGAVSPILLVFGVGLAIGNVAGGKFADRGLAGALIGTLAALAIALLGLGAVLSVKIAAIVLILLLGIAAFATVAPLQLRVLEAAGSSGRTLASSLNIAAFNLGNALGAWAGGVTIDRGLGLSALPLVAAGITAVGLVLALWSLRLDRAQAAVAACPAE; encoded by the coding sequence ATGCCTCCCGCCGTTCTCGCGCTCACCGCCGGTGCCTTTGGCATCGGCACCACAGAATTCATCATCATGGGTCTCCTGCTCCAGGTCGCCGCCGACATGCATGTCTCGGTGCCGGTCGCGGGCCTGCTCATCTCCGGTTATGCGCTCGGCGTATTTATCGGCGCGCCCGTCCTGACGCTGGCGACGCGGCGGATGCCGCGGAAAACGGTGCTGCTCGCGCTGATGGCGATCTTCACGCTGGGCAATGCCGCCTGCGCGCTGGCGCCGAACTACGAATTGCTGATGGCCGCGCGCGTGCTGACCTCGCTTGCCCACGGCACGTTTTTCGGCGTGGGATCGGTGGTGGCGACCAGCCTCGTCGCCGAGGACAAGCGGGCTTCCGCGATATCAACCATGTTCATCGGCCTCACGGTCGCGACGCTGCTAGGCGTGCCCTTCGGCGCCTGGTTCGGCCTGATGCTCGGCTGGCGTGCGGCGTTCTGGGCGGTGACTGTCATCGGCGTGATTGCCTTCGCGGTGGTTGCGGCGCTCGTCCCCGGCCATGTCGGCAACGGTGACAAGCCGGTCTCTCTTGCCGAGGAAGTCGCCGTGCTCGGCCGTCCGCAGGTGCTGCTCGGCCTCGCCATGACCGTGTTCGGCTTTGCCGGCCTGTTCGTCGTCTTCACCTACATTCAGCCGATCCTGACGCGCTTCACCGGGTTCTCGGAAGGAGCGGTCTCGCCGATCCTGCTGGTGTTCGGCGTCGGGCTCGCGATCGGCAACGTTGCTGGCGGCAAGTTCGCCGACCGTGGCCTCGCCGGCGCGCTGATCGGAACGCTCGCCGCGCTCGCCATCGCGCTTCTTGGGCTCGGCGCCGTGCTGTCGGTGAAGATCGCAGCCATCGTGCTGATTCTGCTGCTCGGCATCGCCGCCTTTGCAACCGTCGCTCCGCTCCAGCTTCGCGTGCTGGAAGCGGCCGGCTCCAGCGGGCGCACGCTCGCCTCCAGCCTCAACATCGCCGCGTTCAATCTCGGCAACGCGCTGGGCGCCTGGGCCGGCGGCGTCACCATCGATCGCGGGCTCGGCCTCTCTGCGCTGCCGCTTGTTGCGGCTGGCATCACCGCTGTCGGGCTCGTGCTGGCGCTGTGGAGCCTCCGGCTCGACCGCGCGCAAGCGGCCGTTGCGGCCTGTCCCGCGGAATAG
- a CDS encoding amidase family protein codes for MAKKTTNKTKKKTASKKPAKPSSKTSTSRKAVTAKKAKKAAPRRPAAPRRPKGPAWQWSAVETAAAIRSGAISAVDTVEAHLERMRAVNPKLNAVVVDLGDEALKAAHAADKQRAKGGALGLLHGVPVTIKENVDYEGRPNFNGVPANKGLVAPSDAPVVRNLKKAGAIVIGLTNTPEFSFRGFTDNPLHGLTLNPWDPDITCGGSSGGAGSAVAAGIGTIAHGNDIGGSLRWPAHCNGVATIKPTQGRIPAFNESATAERPMLAHLMSAQGPLARHVADVRLALEVMSQRDPRDPWWVPAPLLGERPKGPIKVALAKIPDDMEVDPSVAAALRQAADHLERSGYRVSEVEVPDINGVWQTWCDIITNETVVMQEASMLKVTSEDFHKAWGGMKAKANVLDLKAWMQATAARNGHIRAWQLFFEEYPIVLAPTTVKPTPGPRDDTVSPERVREIFWGEIRFISAINVLGLPGAVVPVALHDGRPIGVQLITGRYREDLALDAAAAIEKRAGVLAHRLWDRMG; via the coding sequence GTGGCGAAGAAGACGACCAACAAAACCAAAAAGAAGACTGCTTCGAAGAAACCTGCAAAGCCCTCCAGCAAGACCAGCACAAGCCGCAAGGCCGTCACTGCGAAGAAAGCCAAGAAAGCCGCTCCGCGCCGGCCCGCTGCACCACGCCGTCCCAAGGGACCTGCCTGGCAATGGTCGGCAGTGGAGACCGCCGCCGCGATCCGCTCCGGCGCGATCTCCGCAGTCGACACGGTCGAGGCGCATCTTGAACGGATGCGCGCCGTCAATCCGAAGCTGAACGCCGTCGTCGTCGATCTCGGCGATGAAGCGCTGAAAGCGGCGCATGCGGCCGACAAGCAGCGCGCCAAGGGCGGTGCGCTCGGCCTTCTGCATGGCGTGCCCGTCACCATCAAGGAAAATGTCGACTACGAAGGCCGACCGAATTTCAACGGCGTTCCCGCCAACAAGGGCCTGGTCGCGCCGTCGGATGCGCCTGTTGTCCGCAACCTGAAGAAGGCTGGCGCGATCGTCATTGGGCTCACCAATACGCCAGAATTCTCCTTCCGCGGCTTTACCGACAATCCCCTGCACGGGCTGACACTGAACCCGTGGGATCCTGATATCACCTGCGGCGGCTCCTCGGGCGGCGCGGGTTCGGCGGTCGCTGCCGGTATCGGCACCATCGCCCATGGCAACGACATCGGCGGCTCGCTGCGCTGGCCCGCGCATTGCAACGGTGTTGCCACCATCAAGCCGACGCAAGGACGCATCCCCGCGTTCAACGAGAGCGCAACGGCGGAGCGTCCGATGCTGGCGCATCTGATGTCGGCGCAGGGGCCGCTCGCCCGCCACGTCGCCGACGTCCGTCTTGCGCTGGAGGTAATGAGCCAGCGCGATCCGCGCGATCCCTGGTGGGTGCCGGCGCCGCTGCTCGGCGAGAGGCCGAAGGGGCCGATCAAGGTAGCCCTGGCCAAGATTCCCGACGATATGGAGGTCGATCCGTCCGTCGCCGCGGCGCTGCGCCAGGCCGCCGACCACCTCGAACGGTCCGGCTACCGCGTCAGCGAGGTCGAGGTGCCCGACATCAACGGCGTCTGGCAGACTTGGTGCGACATCATCACCAACGAGACCGTGGTGATGCAGGAAGCCTCCATGCTGAAGGTGACTTCGGAAGACTTCCACAAAGCCTGGGGCGGCATGAAGGCCAAGGCCAACGTCCTCGATCTCAAGGCCTGGATGCAGGCGACCGCCGCGCGCAACGGCCACATCCGCGCCTGGCAATTGTTCTTCGAAGAGTATCCAATCGTGCTGGCGCCGACCACGGTGAAGCCGACGCCGGGCCCGCGCGATGACACCGTCAGCCCCGAGCGCGTGCGCGAGATTTTCTGGGGCGAGATCCGCTTCATCTCCGCGATCAACGTGCTCGGCCTGCCCGGCGCGGTGGTGCCGGTGGCGCTTCACGACGGCAGGCCGATCGGCGTGCAGCTGATTACCGGGCGCTATCGCGAGGATCTCGCGCTCGATGCCGCGGCCGCGATCGAGAAGCGCGCCGGCGTGCTCGCTCATCGGCTGTGGGATCGGATGGGTTGA
- a CDS encoding L,D-transpeptidase family protein, producing the protein MIRAMVRRVLVLAAAFATAMTPVICLGESSKPLPAKATRELPAELLSLLEQKKMPKYSPILVRLFKEEAELEVWKQDASGRFQILKTYLICRWSGDLGPKLYEGDRQAPEGFYTITPELMNPNSNFYLAINLGYPNAFDKANKRNGSFLMIHGDCWSSGCYAMTDEQISEIYSLARDSLSGRPSFQVQAYPFRLTPENLARHRNSPNLAFWKMLKIGNDHFETTRLEPRVDVCSGRYVFNAQPLPNSPSLLVFNPAEKCPPFVVNPEIARRALEKSRADELEYARSLQDNVPAAPIYSGLDGGMNKAFLTQFPGRVTLAKVMPYASYLPQLPPIPWIDSDGSLTSKWFGSSLDKPPECNPTRAGFPSGRC; encoded by the coding sequence GTGATCCGCGCGATGGTCCGACGTGTCCTTGTGCTGGCGGCGGCTTTCGCCACTGCCATGACGCCAGTCATTTGTCTTGGCGAAAGCAGCAAGCCGTTGCCGGCCAAGGCAACAAGGGAACTGCCCGCTGAGCTGCTCTCGTTGCTCGAACAGAAGAAGATGCCAAAATATTCACCTATCCTCGTGCGTCTTTTCAAGGAGGAGGCCGAGCTCGAGGTTTGGAAGCAGGACGCAAGCGGCCGTTTCCAGATCCTCAAGACCTATCTGATCTGCCGGTGGTCGGGCGATCTCGGGCCGAAGTTGTACGAGGGCGACCGACAGGCTCCGGAAGGATTCTATACAATTACACCTGAGTTGATGAATCCCAACTCCAACTTCTATCTTGCGATCAACCTCGGCTACCCCAACGCGTTCGACAAGGCGAACAAGCGCAACGGCAGCTTCCTCATGATCCACGGCGATTGCTGGTCGAGCGGTTGCTATGCCATGACCGACGAACAAATCAGCGAAATCTATTCGCTGGCCCGCGACTCCCTTAGCGGCAGGCCGTCATTCCAGGTCCAGGCCTATCCGTTCCGCCTGACGCCGGAAAATCTGGCGCGGCATCGGAATAGTCCCAACCTGGCCTTCTGGAAAATGCTCAAGATCGGCAACGATCATTTCGAGACCACACGACTCGAACCGAGGGTGGATGTCTGCAGTGGCCGCTACGTATTCAACGCGCAACCTCTCCCAAATTCACCATCCCTTCTTGTGTTCAACCCTGCCGAAAAATGTCCTCCCTTCGTCGTCAATCCGGAAATCGCGCGGCGGGCGCTGGAGAAGAGCCGCGCCGACGAACTCGAATACGCGCGATCGCTTCAAGACAATGTGCCGGCTGCCCCGATCTACAGCGGACTGGACGGCGGAATGAACAAGGCGTTCCTCACACAGTTTCCGGGCAGAGTGACGCTTGCGAAAGTCATGCCGTATGCGTCCTACCTGCCGCAACTGCCGCCAATCCCGTGGATCGACAGTGATGGCTCATTGACGAGCAAATGGTTTGGCAGCTCGTTGGACAAGCCGCCCGAGTGTAATCCAACTCGTGCCGGCTTCCCGTCAGGTCGGTGCTGA
- a CDS encoding LysR family transcriptional regulator, giving the protein MARFDTNRSAEMEVFVRVVDLGGFTPAAQKLRLTPSGVSKLISRLEARLGSRLVNRTTRKLTLTEEGQAFYQRSLRILAEMDEAEREAASGAAPRGRLTVNSNIPFGMLHVMPLIPRFLEQHPDVTLDLVLTDTLIDLMQERADVAIRVGPLRASRLVARKLGTSRMVVVGAPSYLARCGAPKIPADLADHRGIGWTFPRTIRGWPFKRGDHTEEAMPPPVARASDGEAARRLCLGGVGLARLALFHIWPDIESGRLVPVLQNYNPGDREDIHAVYVGHTAPLPARVRAFIDFLAEHVRVSDPALKRAGDGKWNLAG; this is encoded by the coding sequence ATGGCCCGTTTCGACACCAACCGCTCCGCCGAAATGGAGGTCTTCGTCCGCGTCGTCGATCTCGGCGGGTTCACCCCGGCCGCGCAAAAGCTGCGCCTGACGCCATCGGGCGTGAGCAAGCTGATCTCGCGGCTCGAAGCCCGGCTCGGCTCGCGGCTCGTCAACCGCACCACGCGCAAGCTGACGCTGACGGAGGAGGGCCAGGCCTTCTATCAGCGCTCGTTGCGCATCCTCGCCGAGATGGACGAGGCCGAGCGCGAGGCGGCCTCGGGCGCGGCGCCGCGCGGCCGCCTCACCGTCAACAGCAACATCCCCTTCGGCATGCTGCATGTGATGCCGCTGATCCCGCGCTTCCTGGAACAGCATCCCGACGTCACGCTCGATCTCGTGCTGACCGACACGCTGATCGACCTGATGCAGGAGCGCGCCGACGTCGCCATCCGCGTTGGCCCGTTACGCGCCTCGCGTCTCGTCGCGCGAAAGCTCGGCACCAGCCGCATGGTCGTGGTCGGCGCGCCAAGCTATCTCGCCCGCTGCGGCGCACCGAAGATTCCGGCCGATCTCGCCGATCACCGCGGCATCGGTTGGACCTTTCCACGCACGATCCGCGGCTGGCCCTTCAAGCGCGGCGACCACACCGAGGAAGCCATGCCGCCGCCCGTCGCGCGCGCCAGCGACGGCGAAGCCGCCCGCCGTCTCTGCCTCGGCGGCGTCGGCCTCGCCCGCCTCGCCCTCTTCCACATCTGGCCCGATATCGAATCCGGCCGTCTCGTACCGGTGCTGCAAAACTACAATCCGGGCGACCGCGAAGACATCCACGCGGTCTATGTCGGCCATACCGCGCCGCTTCCGGCACGGGTCCGCGCATTCATCGACTTTCTCGCCGAGCACGTGCGGGTGAGCGATCCCGCGCTGAAGCGGGCGGGGGACGGGAAATGGAATTTGGCGGGATGA
- a CDS encoding nitroreductase: MQFDDVILGRRSIRGYKPDQVPKELIAEIIGLAMRAPSSMNTQPWNFYVITGEPLDRIRAGNTERMVAGIPQSREFRTGQAFAGKHRDRQVGVAKQLFAAMGIERDNKDKRQDWVLRGFRQFDAPVCVIITYDRVLDGSDDTPFDCGAVATALVNAAWSRGLGAVINSQGIMQSPVVREHAGIADDQVIMKSIALGWPDETFPANAVVSERKSVDEATVFVGFEN; the protein is encoded by the coding sequence ATGCAGTTCGACGACGTCATCCTCGGCCGCCGGAGTATCCGCGGCTACAAACCCGATCAGGTACCCAAGGAGCTGATTGCTGAAATCATTGGTTTGGCAATGCGCGCTCCGTCGTCGATGAACACCCAGCCCTGGAATTTCTATGTCATCACCGGTGAACCGCTGGATCGGATCCGCGCGGGCAACACCGAACGGATGGTGGCGGGCATTCCTCAGTCGCGCGAGTTCCGCACGGGGCAGGCCTTTGCAGGCAAGCACCGCGACAGGCAGGTCGGTGTTGCCAAGCAATTGTTCGCCGCGATGGGAATCGAGCGCGATAACAAGGACAAGCGCCAGGACTGGGTCCTGCGCGGCTTCCGCCAGTTCGACGCGCCCGTCTGCGTGATCATCACCTATGACCGCGTGCTTGATGGCAGCGACGATACGCCCTTCGACTGCGGCGCCGTGGCGACTGCCCTCGTCAATGCCGCCTGGTCCCGGGGGCTCGGCGCCGTGATCAACAGCCAGGGCATCATGCAATCCCCCGTGGTGCGCGAGCACGCGGGCATAGCCGACGATCAGGTCATCATGAAAAGCATCGCGCTGGGCTGGCCGGATGAGACGTTTCCGGCGAATGCGGTGGTGTCGGAGCGAAAGTCCGTCGATGAAGCGACGGTGTTCGTCGGGTTCGAGAATTAG
- a CDS encoding dihydroxyacetone kinase subunit L: MAITADTLRNAAFRARDAAAAAQDDLNAADGKIGDGDTGVMLRRLFDAVATAIPNEETDVGLVFRACAKACASGTGSSLGTLVTVAMMTLAKTTMGRDEIGWDELGGLLASIRDQMMTRGGAGIGDKTVVDMLDAVAIALAHCKTRDEAIAAAQKAARETLDAFRERPNRLGRARMFGERTIGLDDPGMLAFSRLLAAVAA, from the coding sequence TCGTGCCAGAGACGCGGCTGCGGCCGCCCAGGATGATCTCAACGCCGCCGACGGCAAGATCGGCGACGGCGACACCGGCGTCATGCTGCGCCGCCTGTTCGACGCCGTCGCAACTGCCATTCCCAATGAAGAGACCGACGTCGGCCTGGTGTTTCGGGCCTGTGCCAAGGCCTGCGCCAGCGGAACGGGATCGAGCCTGGGAACGCTGGTCACGGTTGCGATGATGACGCTGGCCAAAACGACCATGGGGCGCGATGAGATCGGCTGGGACGAACTCGGCGGCTTACTCGCTTCGATCCGCGACCAGATGATGACGCGCGGCGGCGCCGGGATCGGCGACAAGACGGTTGTCGATATGCTCGATGCCGTCGCGATTGCACTGGCGCATTGCAAAACGCGCGATGAAGCGATCGCCGCGGCGCAAAAGGCCGCGCGCGAAACGCTCGACGCGTTCCGGGAGCGGCCGAACAGGCTCGGACGTGCCCGTATGTTCGGCGAGCGGACGATCGGGCTCGATGATCCCGGCATGCTCGCCTTTTCCCGTCTGCTGGCCGCAGTCGCGGCTTGA
- a CDS encoding FAD-binding oxidoreductase, producing the protein MYAEVLRRPGPEVIAAVRAKLVERLGTRVSVSQAMLDQHSHGEGLPAIGMPDLVVFPETNEEVAFVLALCNEHRVPVTPFGAGSSLEGQLAAVAGGVSLDTSRFDKILDVSPDSLDCRVQAGVTREALNAHIRDTGLFFPVDPGANASIGGMASTRASGTNAVRYGTMRENILGLTVVTPDGRIVRTGSRARKSSAGLDLTHLYVGSEGTLGVITEIQLKLYGLPETIVAAVCQFQSLEGAVAAVVTALQSNLKMARVELLDEMQMRAAINYSKLDYAETPTLFLEFQGTPNGVREDVEMMRTITEEHGGGAFQFAERPEDRNRLWKARHNSYQAVMALSPGKNNMGTDACVPIAALPDCLLETKADIVASGLTAPIVGHVGDGNFHLGILFDPKDADETARAEGLAFRTARRAIAMGGTCSGEHGVGLHKIVHMEAEHGEGVALMKAVKKALDPTGIMNPGKVYP; encoded by the coding sequence ATGTACGCCGAGGTTCTGCGACGTCCCGGGCCGGAGGTTATCGCCGCCGTGCGAGCAAAACTCGTCGAGCGCCTCGGCACGCGCGTGAGCGTTTCGCAGGCCATGCTCGACCAGCACAGTCATGGCGAGGGTCTGCCGGCGATCGGCATGCCCGATCTCGTGGTATTTCCCGAGACCAACGAGGAGGTCGCGTTCGTTCTCGCGCTCTGCAACGAACACCGCGTGCCGGTCACGCCGTTCGGTGCCGGCTCATCGCTGGAGGGCCAGCTCGCGGCGGTTGCCGGTGGCGTTTCGCTCGACACCAGTCGCTTCGACAAGATCCTCGACGTCTCGCCGGATTCGCTCGATTGCCGGGTCCAGGCCGGCGTGACGCGCGAAGCGCTCAATGCACATATCCGCGACACCGGCCTGTTCTTTCCAGTTGACCCCGGAGCGAACGCCTCGATCGGCGGCATGGCCTCGACCCGCGCGTCCGGCACCAATGCGGTGCGTTATGGTACGATGCGCGAGAACATCCTCGGGCTCACCGTCGTCACGCCCGATGGCCGTATCGTGCGCACCGGCAGCCGCGCGCGTAAATCCTCAGCCGGCCTCGATCTCACCCATCTCTATGTCGGTAGCGAAGGCACGCTCGGCGTCATCACCGAGATCCAGCTCAAGCTCTATGGCCTGCCGGAGACGATCGTCGCGGCGGTTTGCCAGTTCCAATCGCTCGAAGGGGCCGTCGCCGCCGTGGTGACGGCGCTGCAATCGAACCTGAAGATGGCCCGCGTCGAACTGCTCGACGAGATGCAGATGCGTGCCGCGATCAATTACTCAAAGCTCGATTATGCGGAGACGCCGACATTGTTCCTCGAATTCCAGGGCACGCCGAATGGTGTGCGCGAGGACGTCGAGATGATGCGGACGATCACGGAGGAACACGGCGGCGGAGCGTTCCAGTTCGCGGAGCGGCCAGAGGATCGCAATCGCTTGTGGAAGGCGCGCCACAATTCCTATCAAGCCGTTATGGCGCTGAGTCCCGGCAAGAACAATATGGGCACCGACGCCTGCGTGCCGATCGCGGCCTTGCCAGACTGCCTGCTGGAGACCAAAGCCGACATCGTCGCGTCGGGATTGACTGCGCCGATCGTCGGGCATGTCGGCGACGGCAATTTCCATCTCGGCATCCTGTTTGATCCCAAAGATGCAGACGAGACGGCACGGGCCGAGGGACTCGCATTCCGCACCGCGCGCCGCGCCATCGCGATGGGCGGCACCTGTTCGGGCGAACATGGCGTCGGACTGCACAAGATCGTCCATATGGAAGCCGAGCATGGCGAAGGCGTCGCGCTGATGAAGGCGGTGAAGAAGGCATTGGACCCAACCGGGATCATGAATCCGGGCAAGGTCTACCCTTGA